In one Melospiza melodia melodia isolate bMelMel2 chromosome 5, bMelMel2.pri, whole genome shotgun sequence genomic region, the following are encoded:
- the LOC134418404 gene encoding probable E3 ubiquitin-protein ligase HERC4, with protein sequence MTICLSVCLCPAESAQSQRNEEVRCSNHDGTHKLILSPNGKLSEHWAKASGNCPNTRLVKELENRIIVQIACGDQHAMALSRGGELFTWGQNTHGQLGVGSQTTLPPKPQLVERLKGIPLAQIAAGGAHSMCVSLSGAVFSWGKNSFGQLGLGDTKDRDCPTYVGALEHWKTVFISCGADHTAVLSKEGLVCTFGAGGCGQLGHNSTQNELLPRVVAELWGARVSHIDCGRQYTLVYVHSLDKFYFFGSDDEGQLEDERKPKQLIPLPIDSPVDTGKSCQKKGASKKGIKITAGVHRSFARCKEGNKNLYLNGIATLDDKEVDAWISNSKCESIKRNIRLIFSSEACINGSFLDKRDKHFKTSKEVSGVDMSEVKHFYEKISKNQTVYQEVQMEIRNLLESLSSSPISPENFRVYLILPFLLRGENEGSVLSLIVLAETIMKLQPEDLQTLECLWSNLETSFFKELVVLYQRASQEILFSFVQEFKAIGPSRLHNLDPVETGPLQILQMLYQVNSRTGFGVHESIFQVHGVKEIIGICSFFNIIIVPQMLTNYPCIFDREDKICLHIAECRDLAGFFVIPFIGLPEPWNFCVRRECLLQDIWENLKSASNQDFRKMLKVSFVGEAGMDQGAVSQELFSVAARTLCQPSTITFCHFTSGLVWFPRQAPSCEDEDIFFLIGTLCGMALFNQCTVPLPFPRALYKKLLGLAPTLEDLEELLPTVGRSLRRILNGESDDLDLNFTIMEGGDSTDVVELQENGANIPVTKDNRKEYVDLYVNYKFNKSVQKPFEDFMQGFLRGCPAKNWKMFFPEELQVLLQGQRTFDWHLLEKNVIYTEYTESDQTIRNFWTVFHELPEEKKKMFLVFLSGSDRISGYGLQPFTFCIADPQKENPDESSPSVITCTLTLFLPRYSRKKILKKKLLYAIEHNEGFGRE encoded by the exons ATGaccatctgtctgtctgtctgtctgtgtcctGCAGAGAGCGCACAGTCACAGAGGAACGAGGAGGTGCGCTGCTCAAACCATGATGGAACACATAAACTCATTCTCTCCCCCAACGGGAAGCTTTCTGAACACTGGGCTAAAGCTTCAGGAAACTGCCCCAATACAAG ACTGGTGAAAGAACTGGAAAACCGAATTATTGTTCAAATAGCATGTGGAGACCAGCATGCCATGGCATTATCCAGAG GGGGTGAGCTCTTCACCTGGGGCCAGAACACCCACGGACAGCTTGGAGTGGGGAGCCAAACCACGCTTCCTCCCAAACCACAGCTGGTGGAAAGACTGAAGGGCATCCCACTTGCTCAAATTGCTGCTGGAGGAGCTCACAGCAtgtgtgtgtcactctctggAGCTGTGTTCTCCTGGGGAAAGAACAGTTTTGGACAGCTGGGACTCGGAGACACCAAAG ACAGGGACTGCCCAACCTATGTTGGAGCTTTAGAGCACTGGAAGACTGTGTTTATCTCATGTGGGGCAGATCACACTGCAGTTCTCTCCAAG GAGGGGCTGGTGTGCACCTTTGGAGCAGGAgggtgtggccagctgggtcACAACTCCACCCAGAATGAACTCCTGCCTCGCGTGGTGGCTGAGCTGTGGGGAGCCAGGGTTTCACACATCGACTGTGGCAG ACAATACACCCTGGTCTATGTCCATTCCTTGgataaattttatttctttggctCTGATGATGAAGGACAACTGGAAGATGAGAGGAAGCCCAAACAGTTGATACCACTTCCCATCGATTCACCAGTGGATACTGGAAAATCCTGCCAGA AAAAGGGTGCGTCAAAAAAGGGGATTAAAATTACTGCAGGAGTACACCGAAGTTTTGCCCGTTGCAAGGAGGGGAACAAG AatttgtatttgaatggaattgcCACTCTGGATGATAAAGAAGTGGATGCATGGATTTCTAATTCTAAATGTGAGAGTATAAAAAG GAATATCAGACTGATCTTTTCATCTGAGGCTTGCATTAATGGAAGCTTCCTGGACAAAAG GGACAAACATTTCAAAACTTCCAAAGAAGTCTCAGGCGTAGACATGTCAGAAGTGAAACATTTTTATGAGAAGATCAGTAAAAACCAAACAGTCTACCAGGAG gTGCAAATGGAGATTAGGAACTTACTGGAATCGTTGTCTTCATCTCCCATCTCACCAGAAAATTTCAGAGTATACTTGATCTTGCCTTTCCTTCTGAGGGGGGAGAATGAAGGCTCTGTCCTTTCTCTGATTGTTCTGGCTGAAACCATCATGAAGCTCCAACCAGAGGACCTGCAAACTCTTG AATGCCTATGGTCAAATCTAGAAACATCCTTTTTCAAGGAGCTGGTCGTTCTGTATCAGAGGGCTTCCCAGGAAATTCTGTTCTCATTTGTCCAGGAGTTCAAGGCCATAGGGCCAAGCCGCCTCCACAACCTGGACCCAGTTGAAACTGGGCCTCTGCAAATACTGCAGATGCTTTACCAG GTCAACTCCAGAACTGGTTTTGGAGTACATGAAAGCATCTTCCAAGTACATGGAGTGAAAGAGATTATCGGCATATGTTCATTCTTCAATATAATA ATTGTCCCACAGATGCTGACCAACTACCCATGCATCTTTGACAGGGAAGACAAGATATGCCTTCATATTGCAGAATGCAGGGATTTGGCCGGATTCTTTGTT ATACCCTTTATAGGGCTCCCTGAGCCATGGAATTTCTGCGTCAGAAGAGAATGCCTTCTCCAAGACATATGGGAAAATTTAAAGTCTGCCTCAAACCAAGATTTCAGGAAGATGTTAAAG GTGTCCTTTGTGGGTGAGGCGGGGATGGACCAAGGTGCAGTGTCCCAGGAGCTCTTCAGTGTTGCAGCCAGGaccctctgccagcccagcaccatCACCTTCTGCCACTTCACCTCTGGCCTCGTGTGGTTCCCCAGACAG GCCCCGAGCTGTGAGGATGAGGACATCTTCTTCTTGATCGGGACACTATGTGGAATGGCCCTGTTTAACCAGTGCACAGTGCCCTTGCCCTTCCCCAGGGCTCTCTACAAAAAGCTACTGGGCCTGGCCCCCACCCTAGAGGACCTTGAGGAACTGCTGCCAACCGTGGGCCG GAGTCTTCGGAGAATTTTGAATGGAGAAAGTGATGACTTGGACTTGAACTTCACG ATAATGGAAGGGGGAGATTCCACGGATGTTGTTGAACTTCAAGAAAATGGTGCCAACATTCCTGTCACTAAGGATAACAG GAAAGAGTACGTTGATTTGTATGTGAACTATAAGTTCAATAAATCAGTACAGAAGCCATTTGAGGACTTTATGCAAGGGTTCTTAAGAGGCTGCCCAGCTAAAAATTGGAAGATGTTTTTCCCTGAAGAGCTGCAGGTTCTTCTCCAGGGACAGCGAACGTTTGACTGGCATCTCCTGGAAAAG AATGTGATATACACAGAGTATACGGAGTCAGATCAAACCATCAGGAATTTTTGGACTGTGTTTCACGAGCtaccagaagaaaaaaagaaaatgtttcttg tttttttgtcaGGATCTGATCGAATCTCTGGGTATGGACTGCAACCTTTCACATTTTGCATTGCAGATCCTCAAAAAGAAAATCCAGACGAGAGCTCTCCCTCTGTCATTACTTGCACCCTGACTTTGTTCCTCCCCAGatatagcagaaaaaaaatactcaaAAAGAAGTTGCTTTATGCCATAGAGCATAATGAAGGTTTTGGCCGTGAGTAA
- the PIGY gene encoding phosphatidylinositol N-acetylglucosaminyltransferase subunit Y: MAGAGLLPSLPTLTVLVPLLSLAGLFYSASVDENFPQGCTSTASLCFYSLLLPVTVPVYVFFHLWTWMGIKLFRHN; this comes from the coding sequence ATGGCCGGGGCTGGgctgctgccctcgctgcccacGCTGACTGTGCTCgttcccctgctgtccctggcaggcctGTTCTACTCGGCCAGCGTGGACGAAAACTTCCCCCAGGGCTgcaccagcacagccagcctgtgttTCTACAGCCTCCTTCTTCCCGTGACAGTACCGGTTTATGTGTTCTTTCACCTGTGGACCTGGATGGGGATTAAGCTTTTTAGGCACAACTAG